The Carnobacterium mobile DSM 4848 genome includes a window with the following:
- a CDS encoding AAA family ATPase, which produces MKRIELNNMKIRNFRGFKEFEFKVDGQNLAVFGENGTRKTSLFDAFMWAIFGKNSQYLSDFKFMPLDENNEPIEHLETEVILELAVSGNPITFSRMAKVGAGKAKGYTSTYRVDGVKMLQKDYNKKIAEIIDEETFKQITSIYYVAEKMDKKARRALLFDLVVDLSDMEVIESKDELAPLIEILGNYSVDDKRALLMEERPKNKQEQKEVDVRIDEADRNVIDLSNLDRETLKTDKAKAEKEIDQLQAKISSIKNGSAVVTKQADIKTLQAELETLRSQHLAKQNGKIDGLQITKQNLFEKAMDAQNAFLAKENEAKRNPKEKELKESELAIKAKKEEIAATEKTISDLRESYMVIASEVFLEFDEHATSCQYCGQDYPEDKKETIKKNYEQEKMAFNTNKATELEGINEKGKELTAKLASVKKELDELNSHKDQLEKESIQLKEEMKKEVSELELKRDEAKKEYEQIQQTVKELQSKAAPFEETKEYTEGTAMVNAVQEEINSMNKSYQSGVDDLQAKITELKSAINQINGDLYQFVLAAKQEERKNELIEQQKALAVRGGQIEYQIGLLNDFVKAKVSLLTDKINAEFKLVTFKLFEIKNNGSLEEACDPLLHGINFSDASNGERMEAGLDIINTLTRLKGVSAPVFIDNAEGLTKELDVNFQLIKLNAVKGQKTLKIEEEK; this is translated from the coding sequence ATGAAAAGAATTGAATTAAACAACATGAAAATACGGAACTTTCGAGGATTTAAAGAATTTGAATTTAAAGTTGACGGTCAAAACCTAGCTGTATTTGGAGAAAACGGAACAAGAAAGACTTCTTTATTTGATGCCTTTATGTGGGCCATCTTCGGTAAAAATAGCCAATATCTAAGTGATTTCAAATTCATGCCCTTAGATGAAAATAACGAGCCGATTGAACACTTGGAAACAGAAGTCATTCTAGAATTGGCTGTTTCAGGCAACCCTATCACTTTTTCCAGAATGGCTAAGGTAGGAGCAGGCAAAGCGAAAGGTTATACATCAACTTATCGAGTAGACGGCGTTAAGATGCTTCAAAAAGATTACAACAAGAAAATTGCTGAAATTATTGATGAAGAAACATTCAAACAAATAACGAGTATCTATTATGTCGCTGAAAAGATGGATAAAAAAGCACGTAGAGCCTTGCTATTCGATTTAGTGGTCGACTTGTCAGATATGGAAGTAATCGAAAGCAAAGACGAATTGGCTCCGTTAATTGAGATCCTTGGTAACTATAGCGTAGATGATAAACGCGCTCTACTAATGGAAGAACGACCAAAAAATAAACAAGAACAAAAAGAAGTCGATGTTCGGATTGATGAAGCTGACCGTAATGTAATTGATTTAAGTAATCTAGACCGCGAAACGCTCAAAACTGATAAGGCGAAAGCTGAAAAAGAAATCGATCAACTTCAAGCTAAGATCAGCAGCATTAAAAACGGCAGTGCAGTAGTCACGAAACAAGCGGATATCAAAACATTGCAAGCTGAATTGGAAACATTAAGAAGCCAACATTTAGCGAAACAAAACGGAAAAATAGACGGCCTACAAATTACTAAACAAAACTTGTTTGAAAAAGCGATGGATGCACAAAACGCATTTTTAGCAAAAGAAAACGAAGCAAAACGAAACCCGAAAGAAAAAGAACTGAAAGAATCTGAATTAGCCATCAAAGCGAAAAAAGAGGAAATAGCTGCAACAGAAAAAACAATTAGTGATTTAAGAGAGTCCTACATGGTCATTGCTTCTGAAGTATTTCTTGAATTTGATGAACACGCAACGTCTTGCCAGTATTGTGGCCAAGATTATCCGGAAGATAAAAAGGAAACAATCAAAAAGAATTACGAACAAGAAAAGATGGCTTTTAACACGAACAAAGCAACTGAACTGGAAGGCATTAACGAAAAAGGAAAAGAGTTAACCGCTAAATTAGCTTCAGTTAAAAAAGAATTAGATGAATTGAACAGCCATAAAGACCAACTTGAAAAAGAATCTATCCAACTAAAAGAGGAAATGAAAAAAGAAGTTAGTGAACTCGAGTTAAAACGAGATGAAGCGAAAAAAGAATATGAACAGATTCAACAAACGGTTAAAGAGTTGCAATCTAAAGCAGCTCCATTCGAAGAAACAAAAGAATATACAGAAGGAACAGCAATGGTCAATGCGGTCCAAGAAGAAATCAATTCGATGAACAAGTCTTATCAAAGCGGCGTGGATGACCTGCAAGCCAAAATTACAGAACTGAAATCTGCAATCAATCAAATCAATGGTGACTTATATCAATTTGTTCTAGCAGCTAAGCAAGAAGAACGAAAAAATGAATTAATTGAGCAGCAAAAAGCTCTAGCAGTCAGAGGAGGACAAATCGAATACCAAATCGGATTATTAAATGATTTTGTAAAAGCTAAAGTTTCTCTTCTAACAGACAAAATTAATGCTGAATTTAAACTAGTAACCTTCAAATTATTTGAAATTAAAAATAATGGTTCCTTAGAAGAAGCATGTGATCCATTGCTACATGGTATCAATTTCAGTGATGCGAGTAATGGAGAACGAATGGAAGCCGGTCTTGACATCATTAATACATTAACAAGGTTGAAAGGAGTCAGTGCTCCTGTATTCATTGATAACGCTGAAGGGTTAACGAAAGAGTTAGATGTTAACTTCCAATTAATTAAATTGAATGCTGTAAAAGGTCAAAAAACATTGAAAATCGAGGAGGAAAAATAA
- a CDS encoding Lin1244/Lin1753 domain-containing protein produces MARPIKEGLSYFPLDVDSDYDDKFQLIESLYGPTGFASVIKIFMKIYSVGFYYKWEEKEELLMAKRIGIDSNSLKNIINDCVKYDLFDKELFDQHKILTSDGIQKRFFTAVGKRKVGLIIEEYLLIEKDEVMSLCPKMTFKRVNQERTQVNQGTTGVIQESSTQSKVKESKVNKTKVNNSSTEEKNTPAADPISKINAHEFYQNNFGVENPTTMQSIDYWIDDLSEELVIEAMRRAAIDQKGFRYAEGIMKNWDKKNIRTIDQVEAEDVAFANQNKKKPSYSKQPVRKETLPDWAQEEYMPPETKSEWTAEKEEEFQKLARGEYPEELGK; encoded by the coding sequence ATGGCAAGGCCGATAAAAGAAGGACTAAGTTATTTCCCTTTAGACGTTGATTCAGATTATGATGACAAATTTCAGTTGATTGAAAGCCTTTATGGTCCTACTGGATTTGCTTCAGTAATTAAAATATTTATGAAAATTTATAGTGTTGGTTTTTACTACAAATGGGAAGAAAAAGAAGAGTTACTCATGGCGAAACGTATTGGAATTGATAGTAATTCACTGAAAAACATCATAAACGATTGCGTTAAATATGATTTATTCGATAAAGAACTATTTGATCAGCACAAAATTCTTACTAGCGATGGCATACAAAAGCGTTTCTTTACAGCTGTAGGAAAAAGAAAAGTAGGGCTAATTATTGAAGAATACCTATTGATTGAAAAGGATGAAGTAATGTCTTTGTGTCCTAAAATGACCTTTAAAAGGGTTAATCAAGAAAGAACACAAGTTAATCAAGGAACTACTGGGGTTATTCAAGAATCAAGTACACAAAGTAAAGTAAAGGAAAGTAAAGTAAATAAAACTAAAGTAAACAACAGTAGTACAGAAGAAAAAAATACTCCTGCTGCTGATCCTATATCTAAAATAAATGCTCATGAATTTTATCAAAACAACTTTGGTGTAGAAAATCCAACAACTATGCAATCAATTGATTATTGGATTGATGATTTAAGTGAAGAGTTAGTGATTGAAGCTATGAGAAGAGCTGCTATTGATCAAAAGGGTTTTAGATATGCTGAAGGCATCATGAAAAACTGGGATAAAAAGAACATTAGAACCATAGATCAAGTTGAAGCGGAAGATGTTGCTTTTGCTAACCAAAATAAAAAGAAGCCTTCGTACTCTAAACAACCGGTTAGAAAAGAAACACTCCCAGATTGGGCGCAAGAAGAATACATGCCTCCTGAAACTAAATCTGAATGGACAGCAGAAAAAGAAGAAGAATTCCAAAAACTAGCAAGGGGTGAATATCCTGAAGAATTGGGCAAATGA
- a CDS encoding recombinase RecT: MSNNLAVMQKDITDQVGGKIKVLKEEGLQLPQNYNPSNALKSAFFAMTNSNSGNLLEKCTPDSIANSLLNMVTQGLSPAKTQCYFIPYGDQLKLNRSYFGTQMVLKRLNNIKDVWANVIYEGDEFTLGIVKGREVLLEHKTKFENRDNEIKGVYCIIEKEDGEQVLTVMTRKEVEAAWSQGKTKNVQNKFPQEMAKRTVINRAAKNIINTSDDSDLLIEAINQSTENEYDNERKDVSPIQDVQEEIDSNANQQVIDFKDEPKEQKKAMKQANAVPESEDAQQEALFDVRTPPIDQVKPGF, encoded by the coding sequence ATGTCAAACAATTTAGCAGTTATGCAAAAGGATATTACAGATCAAGTAGGCGGAAAAATAAAGGTTTTAAAAGAAGAGGGATTGCAGCTGCCACAAAACTATAATCCTAGCAATGCTTTAAAATCGGCTTTCTTCGCAATGACAAATAGCAATTCAGGGAATTTATTAGAAAAATGTACACCTGATTCAATTGCTAACTCTTTGCTAAATATGGTGACGCAGGGTTTAAGTCCAGCTAAAACACAATGTTATTTCATTCCTTATGGAGATCAATTGAAGTTGAATCGTTCTTATTTCGGCACGCAAATGGTTCTCAAACGATTGAATAATATAAAAGACGTCTGGGCTAACGTAATCTATGAAGGTGATGAATTTACGTTAGGTATCGTTAAAGGTCGTGAAGTTTTGTTAGAACATAAGACCAAATTTGAGAATCGAGATAATGAGATTAAAGGAGTTTATTGCATCATTGAAAAAGAAGATGGCGAGCAAGTGTTAACTGTCATGACAAGAAAAGAAGTCGAAGCTGCTTGGAGCCAAGGGAAAACAAAAAACGTTCAAAATAAATTCCCTCAAGAAATGGCAAAACGTACTGTTATCAATCGTGCGGCTAAAAATATCATTAATACAAGTGATGATAGTGATCTTCTCATTGAAGCAATTAATCAATCAACTGAAAACGAATATGACAACGAGAGAAAAGATGTTAGCCCTATTCAAGATGTACAAGAAGAAATTGATAGTAACGCTAATCAGCAAGTCATTGATTTTAAAGACGAACCGAAAGAACAAAAGAAAGCAATGAAACAAGCTAATGCTGTTCCTGAAAGCGAAGATGCACAACAAGAAGCTCTTTTCGATGTTAGAACACCACCTATCGATCAAGTGAAACCAGGTTTCTAA
- a CDS encoding MBL fold metallo-hydrolase has product MIEIKSYGSSSAGNAYVISDGERSLMLEAGIHLKNMKDVDWQSIDGCLITHEHGDHSKYAMNVINQTGIDVFLSAGTQEALRLPSYRIKTLKALNQQNIGNWTVLPFDVQHDVNEPLGFFIQSKHGDKLLFATDTYYIKYKLPGITHLMIECNYSIDILNENVETGQIGNFLRKRIVRSHFELENVKHFIESNDMSQLKKVWLLHLSSSNADAERFKKEIQAITGVPVYIA; this is encoded by the coding sequence ATGATTGAGATTAAGTCATATGGCTCTAGCAGCGCAGGGAATGCTTATGTGATATCTGATGGCGAGCGTTCTCTCATGTTAGAAGCCGGAATTCATTTAAAAAATATGAAAGATGTTGATTGGCAGTCGATTGATGGCTGCCTCATCACTCATGAACATGGTGACCATAGTAAATACGCGATGAACGTTATTAATCAGACTGGAATTGATGTGTTTTTAAGCGCAGGTACGCAAGAAGCTTTGAGACTACCTAGTTACCGCATAAAGACTTTAAAAGCTTTAAATCAGCAAAATATTGGGAACTGGACGGTTCTACCGTTTGATGTACAACACGATGTAAATGAACCACTAGGGTTCTTCATTCAATCGAAACATGGTGACAAGTTATTGTTTGCGACAGACACTTATTACATCAAGTACAAGCTACCTGGTATCACACACTTGATGATTGAATGCAACTATTCAATCGATATTCTAAACGAAAATGTTGAAACAGGCCAAATTGGTAACTTCCTAAGAAAGCGGATTGTAAGAAGTCACTTTGAGTTAGAAAACGTCAAACACTTTATAGAATCAAATGATATGAGCCAATTGAAAAAAGTATGGCTGCTGCATCTATCGAGTTCGAATGCAGATGCAGAACGGTTTAAAAAGGAAATACAGGCGATAACTGGCGTGCCGGTTTATATCGCTTAG